In the genome of Aphelocoma coerulescens isolate FSJ_1873_10779 unplaced genomic scaffold, UR_Acoe_1.0 HiC_scaffold_87, whole genome shotgun sequence, one region contains:
- the LOC138102548 gene encoding LOW QUALITY PROTEIN: serine/threonine-protein kinase PAK 3-like (The sequence of the model RefSeq protein was modified relative to this genomic sequence to represent the inferred CDS: inserted 1 base in 1 codon), with product MARLPWCTEGLSVRAALGLAQSRSILLVEALSGGSCTLTGALFFXCVRAQSANLHSRAKIMEAFAAAVCTVYGIGYSAYYLTNLTRHMIRVFVSPDPESPEPTSGSPLAPSAPGEEVEEAEEAEEAEEEKNVQNSPAVVSHESERREPLLLEKEHEQIALSEMPCQTRRELFPAREQLQQLRQQVEEAQENGQNIKAEPQAELPEAKSDIKAAKRRSKEDIRSIQEEKNLHQHRSDLQEQVSVRAEATPLVRHPLSASLQNIDKELQAELQETEARIKAREKRLDEGLKIIREEINLLLQKHEALEKRVAIKKSSLQGLRRKEVTVNELMIMKMNRNPNLVNYLDSYLVDDEVWLVMEYMDGGTLTDAIYEMYISEDEMAAVSRECLQGLDFLHSNHVIHRDVKSSNILLRTDGSVKLADFGLSAQLTPEQNLRSSVVGTPWWMAPEVVLGQPYGPKVDIWSLGIVGFEMVEREAPHWNESPTSAELLIATGGTPQLRQPNLFSASLRHFLNCCLQKNEERRWSAKELLQHPFVTSAKPASSLVPLIQSLKKWKEEEKRLQWQSIHSGLFSP from the exons ATGGC AAGGTTGCCTTGGTGCACAGAAGGTctcagtgtcagagcagctcttgggcttgctcagagcaggagcatcctcctgGTTGAGGCCTTGTCAGGGggcagctgcactctgacaggagccttgtttt cttgtgttagagcacagtctgcaaacttgcacagcagggctaaaatcatggaggcatttgctgctgcagtttgcactgtgtATGGCATTGGTTATTCTGCCTATTACCTGACTAACCTGACAC gtCACATGATCCGTGTATTCGTCAGTCCTGATCCTGAG agcccagaaccaacctcaggctctcctctggctccctctgctcctggagaagaggttgaagaggctgaagaggctgaagaggctgaagaggagaaaaatgtccAGAACTCTCCAGCTGTGGTCAGTCATGAATCTGAACGTCGTGAGCCG CTCCTTCTAGAGAAAGAGCATGAGCAGATTGCTCTATCAGAGATGCCTTGCCAGACtcggcgagagctgttcccagcccgagagcagctgcagcagctcaggcagcaggtgGAAGAGGCACAAGAGAATGGCCAG aacatcaaggcagagccacaagCAGAGCTGCCCGAAGCCAAGAGTGACAtcaaggcagcaaagaggagGAGCAAGGAGGACATCAGAAGCATCCAAGAGGAGAAGAATCTCCATCAGCACAGGAGCGATCTACAAGAGCAGGTGAGTGTAAGAGCTGAAGCCACTCCACTTGTGAGAcatcctctctctgcttctttgcagaacatcgacaaagagctgcaggcagagctgcaggaaactgaGGCTAGGATCAAGgcaagggagaagaggctggatGAAGGACTGAAAATCATCCGAGAGGAAATTAATCTTCTACTCCAAAAGCATGAGGCTCTAGAAAAGCGA gtggccataaagaaaagtagtctgcaaggactgaggaggaaggaagtaaCTGTCAATGAACTCATGATCATGAAGATGAATAGGAATCCCAACCTGGTCAACTATTTAGACAG ctaccttgtggatgATGAAgtctggctggtgatggagtACATGGATGGAGGCACTCTGACTGATGCCATCTATGAGATGTACATATCTGAAGATGAGATGGCAGCCGTCAGTCGGGAG tgcctgcaaggactggATTTTCTTCACTCAAACCATGTCATCCATCGAGATGTGAAGAGCAGCAACATCCTTCTCAGAACTgacggctctgtcaagctgg ctgattttggcctctctgctcagctcacccctgagcagaaTCTAAGGAGCTCAGTGGTCGGGACGCCTTGGTGGATGGCGCCTGAGGTTGTGCTAGGTCAACCAtatggccccaaagtggacataTGGTCTCTTGGAATTGTGGGATTCGAAATGGTGGAACGAGAAGCTCCTCACTGGAATGAAAGTCCTACCTCG gctgaactcctGATAGCCAcaggagggaccccacagctgCGGCAGCCCAACCTGTTCTCGGCTTCTCTGCGTCACTTCCtgaactgctgcctgcagaaaaacgaggagcggcgctggtctgccaaggagctcctgcag catccatttgtaacatcagccaagcctgcatccagcctggtgccactgatccagtcactgaagaagtggaaggaggaggagaaaagattgcAGTGGCAATCCATCCATTCAGGACTATTTTCTCCATGA